A stretch of the Lolium perenne isolate Kyuss_39 chromosome 3, Kyuss_2.0, whole genome shotgun sequence genome encodes the following:
- the LOC127345130 gene encoding uncharacterized protein, which yields MSRYESGGHVHGGAAVAAGGGGMTIKEGVGGRDAHEDDLVMPGFRFHPTEEELIEFYLRRKVEGKRFNVELITFLDLYRYDPWELPAMAAIGEKEWFFYVPRDRKYRNGDRPNRVTASGYWKATGADRMIRAPENNRPIGLKKTLVFYSGKAPKGVRSSWIMNEYRLPTADTDRYHKTEISLCRVYKRTGIDDGHGQHFSARSTMAARGRGATARQDSKQGSSSTSTPTPPQTPSKLHLLQAGECTSPLVTDHAQTHRPAPAPRQQQLATAKPCGGGLGYLQSAAVAAGHQQEAAAAFLYQQYSKNTNTFTSTYSLLNLVNAASMGSASAAAIDELSTLVGHGAGQLPSYQSPTAAGGHHHDHFVVPLPTPSSQPITPLGTLPMSLAAISDKIWDWNPIPDAGTGRDYGNAGFK from the exons ATGAGCAGATACGAGAGCGGCGGCCATGTCCATGGCGGCGCCGCGGTGGCAGCTGGAGGCGGGGGCATGACTATTAAAGAGGGTGTCGGCGGCCGAGACGCGCACGAGGACGACCTGGTGATGCCGGGGTTCCGGTTCCACCCGACGGAGGAGGAGCTCATCGAGTTCTACCTCCGGCGCAAGGTGGAAGGCAAGCGCTTCAACGTCGAGCTCATCACCTTCCTCGACCTCTACCGCTACGATCCATGGGAGCTCCCAG CAATGGCGGCGATTGGGGAGAAAGAGTGGTTCTTCTACGTGCCGAGGGACCGCAAGTACCGGAACGGAGACAGGCCGAACCGGGTGACGGCTTCTGGGTACTGGAAGGCCACGGGGGCCGACAGGATGATCAGGGCGCCGGAGAACAACCGGCCGATAGGGCTCAAGAAGACTCTCGTCTTCTACTCCGGCAAGGCGCCCAAGGGCGTCCGCAGCAGCTGGATCATGAACGAGTACCGCCTCCCCACTGCAGACACCGACCGATACCACAAG ACTGAGATCTCCCTCTGCCGCGTCTACAAGCGCACCGGCATAGATGACGGACACGGCCAGCACTTCTCGGCACGGTCGACCATGGCCGCCAGAGGCCGCGGTGCCACGGCACGACAGGATAGCAAACAAGGGTCATCCTCGACCTCTACACCCACGCCGCCCCAAACTCCGTCCAAGCTCCACCTCCTCCAAGCAGGCGAGTGCACGTCGCCGCTGGTGACGGATCACGCCCAGACGCACAGGCCGGCGCCAGCTCCAAGGCAGCAGCAGCTAGCCACCGCAAAGCCATGCGGCGGCGGTCTAGGATACCTGCAGTCAGCAGCGGTGGCTGCTGGTCATCAGCAAGAGGCAGCCGCGGCGTTCCTGTACCAGCAGTACTCCAAGAACACAAACACCTTCACCTCCACGTACTCGCTGCTCAACCTGGTGAACGCGGCTTCAATGGGCAGCGCCTCCGCCGCGGCCATCGACGAGCTGAGCACGCTGGTTGGCCACGGCGCCGGCCAGCTGCCATCCTACCAGAGCCCCACGGCCGCTGGTGGCCACCACCACGACCACTTCGTCGTTCCCCTGCCGACGCCGTCGTCGCAACCAATTACGCCGCTGGGGACGCTGCCGATGTCCCTGGCCGCCATCTCCGACAAGATCTGGGACTGGAACCCGATCCCCGATGCCGGCACGGGCAGAGATTACGGCAACGCCGGATTCAAGTGA